The Candidatus Thermoplasmatota archaeon genome includes a region encoding these proteins:
- a CDS encoding AsnC family transcriptional regulator, with the protein MSLNLDDVDRKILRELQQDGRASFRDISARI; encoded by the coding sequence ATGAGTCTCAATCTTGATGATGTTGACAGAAAGATATTGAGAGAGCTTCAGCAGGATGGCCGAGCCTCCTTCAGGGACATCTCTGCCAGGATTG